The window CAATAATGACAATACCATCAGACTCGCTAACACGATCGCTACAACTTTAGTCCATCTTTTACGTTGCATAGTTTACCTCCTTCAACTAATTCATTATTTCCATTATACCCTGTTTCTCATTTTGAAGCGAGAGATTCATTGATTCCGCTACGGTAGTTGTCCAAATCCTTTTGATAGGCCTCTGTAAAATGGTAGCCACACGACTTATACTCGTAACACCATCCCCTATAGATACAATCAGGAACACATACCCCTTTCATTTCTGGAGCGTGCTTTGAAACCTCTTCTACAAGCGATACCCAAGCCTCCTTCGTTTCTTTGGATGCCTGATGACAAAGACGTTTTCTAGAAATTTGAATCATCGCCTGCGCATTCAACTCGACTTCATGCTCAACAAGGCTTCCTTGCGGCAAAAGGTCCCTATCGACTCCTGCCCTGTCGGTTCTTTGCGTCCGTACCCAGTGTTCAATCCCAAACT of the Fusibacter sp. A1 genome contains:
- a CDS encoding thymidylate synthase ThyX, which encodes MRVEFKKTKGNWREVADAANTTINRVEGEKEPSDSWKRRMLLSEHSPIRKLSFNAKWYDLKYWVSVHLVRHKFGIEHWVRTQRTDRAGVDRDLLPQGSLVEHEVELNAQAMIQISRKRLCHQASKETKEAWVSLVEEVSKHAPEMKGVCVPDCIYRGWCYEYKSCGYHFTEAYQKDLDNYRSGINESLASK